A segment of the Neochlamydia sp. S13 genome:
TAAAGGTAAGGTTAATAAGTAAAAATAAATTAATGCCATTTGCATGTTTTTGAATAAAAAGAGATGTAATAAGTTGCCAATAATAGGAGTTAGCCATACCCCAGGGGGAGAGCCCTAAAATTTCTTGAGGTCCATATATTTTAAAGATAGCGATAAAAAGAGGCTCTAGTGCTGCGCTACATACAGTAACTATAGCTGTCATGCAAATTAGGATTTTAAGGCTTTTAGGAACCTTGTCGTAGTTTGAGAATAGAGAAGAATGATAAAACATAATAAAAAATTGGGTGTTAAGGTTTGCAAATACGAGTGTTTAGACATCTTAGAGTTAAGAAGCAAAAATTTCAATCAATTGCCAATCATTAAGTACAAAACCTGTTTAGCTTCGCCCAGGTTTTCTACTCTGAAAATAAATGTGTTGAAAAACAGCGAAGAAAAGGCTTGTTTTTTTATTGAACACATTTTATCATTTTTTCGTAACTTAAGAAAATTAAATTTGTTAACCTTTTTGGGAGTTAATTCTGATGAAGAAAGATATTCATCCTAAATATCAAAAAATTTTGTTCGTTGATTCTTCGACAGGACATAAATTCGTATGTGGATCTACTTTACAGCCAAAACAAATGGATAAATTTGAAGGCACTGAGTATCCTGTTTATCATTTATCAACCTCTTCAGCTTCTCACCCTTTCTTTACGGGTAGCAAAGCTTTAGTTGACTCTGAAGGCCGCGTTGATAAATTTAAAAAACGTTATGCTACTGCTCAAAGCAAAGTGAATAACGAAGAGCCTGAAGGAAAATTAGAAGAGCAGCCTAAAGAAAAAGAAGCAAAAAAAGATTCCAAAAAGAAAAAGAAATAATTCTTTAAATTCTACCTTATAAAGCTTTCCTCCACAACTTTGTTAGAGGAAAGCTTTGTAGACTTATCTCCCTCATCATGATTGAAAAAAAAGTCCAACAGCTCCTCCTCCGCTTAGCTGAAGTTGAAGCTATCTTAGGCCATCCTGAGATCTTTAATGATCAAAAAAAATATAAAGAACTGACGCGGGAGCATTCTTACTTAGCTGAGATCAAAGTTACCTGGGATGATCTTAAAAAAGCTGAACAAGAACTTTCCGACAATAAAGAACTTCTAAAAGCTGAGAGCGATCCTGAATTTTCTCATGTTTTACAGGAAGACATTCATCTACTTGAAAGCAAGCTTCCTGAGTTGCAAAAACATTTGGAAACACTTCTTGTACCTCCTGATCCTAATGATAATCGTCCTACCATCCTAGAGTTACGAGCGGGCACAGGAGGTGATGAGGCTGCTTTATTTGTGGGAGACTGCGTTCGTATGTATAAAATGTATGCTGACAATAAACAATGGAATTATGAATTATTATCTTGCACCCCTTCTGATATGGGTGGCTTTAAAGAATACGTCATGGTTCTATCCGGTCCAAACGTCTATCGGAATTTGCGCTATGAAGGGGGAACTCATCGTGTTCAGCGGGTGCCTGCCACTGAAGCGCAGGGTAGAGTTCATACTTCTGCTATCACTGTAGCTGTACTTTTAGAACCCGATGAAGACTCAGATGTACAAATTGATGAAAAAGATTTACGCGTGGATACCTATAGATCTTCAGGAGCAGGAGGGCAGCACGTAAATACCACGGATAGTGCAGTGCGATTAACTCATATGCCCACAGGTCTTGTCGTTTATTGTCAGGAAGAACGCAGCCAGCATAAAAATAAAGAAAAAGCATTGCGTTTACTTAAAGCTAAAATTACTGAGATAGAGCAACAGAAAAAAGCTCAAGAGTTAGCTTCAAACCGTGCAGCTCAAGTAGGCAGTGGGGATCGCTCAGAACGTATTCGTACCTATAATTTTTCAC
Coding sequences within it:
- the prfA gene encoding peptide chain release factor 1, which codes for MEKKVQQLLLRLAEVEAILGHPEIFNDQKKYKELTREHSYLAEIKVTWDDLKKAEQELSDNKELLKAESDPEFSHVLQEDIHLLESKLPELQKHLETLLVPPDPNDNRPTILELRAGTGGDEAALFVGDCVRMYKMYADNKQWNYELLSCTPSDMGGFKEYVMVLSGPNVYRNLRYEGGTHRVQRVPATEAQGRVHTSAITVAVLLEPDEDSDVQIDEKDLRVDTYRSSGAGGQHVNTTDSAVRLTHMPTGLVVYCQEERSQHKNKEKALRLLKAKITEIEQQKKAQELASNRAAQVGSGDRSERIRTYNFSQNRLTDHRINLTKYNLDKIMEGDMEDITSALVAHYYKEMFGS
- a CDS encoding type B 50S ribosomal protein L31, whose product is MKKDIHPKYQKILFVDSSTGHKFVCGSTLQPKQMDKFEGTEYPVYHLSTSSASHPFFTGSKALVDSEGRVDKFKKRYATAQSKVNNEEPEGKLEEQPKEKEAKKDSKKKKK